One Microvirga thermotolerans DNA window includes the following coding sequences:
- a CDS encoding acyl carrier protein, which translates to MSSTFETVAGIISETADIPREQITPESHAIEDLGIDSLAFLDIAFAIDKAFGIKLPLEQWTQEVNEGKAPAEEYFVLKNLVAHIDALIAAKAAS; encoded by the coding sequence ATGTCGTCCACCTTCGAGACCGTCGCCGGCATCATTTCCGAGACCGCCGACATTCCGCGCGAGCAGATCACGCCGGAAAGCCATGCCATCGAGGATCTCGGCATCGATTCGCTGGCCTTTCTCGACATCGCCTTCGCCATCGACAAGGCCTTCGGCATCAAGCTGCCCCTCGAGCAGTGGACGCAGGAGGTGAACGAGGGCAAGGCGCCGGCCGAGGAGTATTTCGTCCTCAAGAACCTGGTGGCCCACATCGACGCCCTCATCGCGGCCAAGGCGGCCTCCTGA
- a CDS encoding 3-hydroxyacyl-ACP dehydratase FabZ family protein has translation MRLEYFEMIDRVTRLDRDGRRIEATSTVPLESPVFEGHFPGHPLVPGVLLTETMAQASGYLVLGLMDFTHMPFLMGVDKARFRTFVGPGTVLGVAAQLEHEGSGYAVTKARITAEGKPVCDAELRFRIMPFPAGMDELMRAQGRRIGLLTGAA, from the coding sequence ATGCGTCTCGAATACTTTGAAATGATCGATCGGGTGACGAGGCTCGACCGCGACGGCCGGCGGATCGAGGCCACGTCCACGGTGCCCCTGGAAAGCCCGGTCTTCGAGGGCCATTTCCCCGGCCATCCCCTGGTGCCCGGCGTGCTGCTCACCGAGACGATGGCCCAGGCCTCCGGCTACCTGGTGCTGGGGCTCATGGACTTCACCCACATGCCGTTCCTCATGGGCGTGGACAAGGCGCGCTTCCGCACCTTCGTCGGACCGGGTACGGTGCTCGGCGTCGCGGCGCAGCTCGAGCACGAGGGCTCGGGCTATGCGGTGACGAAGGCAAGGATCACGGCCGAGGGCAAGCCGGTCTGCGACGCGGAGCTCCGCTTCCGGATCATGCCGTTCCCGGCCGGCATGGACGAGCTCATGCGGGCCCAGGGGCGCCGCATCGGGCTTCTCACGGGGGCAGCCTGA
- a CDS encoding beta-ketoacyl-ACP synthase, with product MRDVVITGIGIVSAAGEGVEAHLAALAAGSPRTDTETFAPYPVHPVAPPDYDRQIAKKSDQRQMETWQKLGCYAAGLALDAAGAKEDAALKGRMHLIVAAGGGERDYAVDGQILTGLRTAGNPGVFLNERLMGDLRPTLFLAQLSNLLAGNIAIVHGVTGASRTFMGEESSGVDAIRIAHARIASGQNDIFLVGGAYNAERPDVLLIYEMGGFLWKKAHRPVWERPAEGGGMILGTGACFLVMESREHAEARGARPLAAVAGVASDRSRREPGSVDRALRGLARQLDAGPDVVISGATGVKGITEEERAALEDIAPGAAIHATADVIGHTMEAQAPSAVALAAGLIAGGRASEALVTSVGHWRGEGALRITKA from the coding sequence ATGCGCGACGTGGTCATCACCGGAATCGGGATCGTCTCGGCGGCGGGGGAGGGGGTCGAGGCCCACCTCGCGGCGCTCGCCGCAGGCTCTCCCCGCACGGACACGGAAACCTTCGCGCCCTACCCGGTGCACCCGGTGGCGCCGCCCGACTACGACCGGCAGATCGCCAAGAAGTCCGACCAGCGGCAGATGGAGACGTGGCAGAAGCTCGGCTGCTACGCCGCGGGCCTCGCCCTCGACGCGGCCGGCGCCAAGGAGGACGCGGCGCTGAAGGGGCGGATGCACCTCATCGTGGCGGCGGGCGGCGGCGAGCGCGACTACGCGGTGGACGGGCAGATCCTCACCGGCCTGCGCACGGCCGGGAACCCCGGCGTCTTCCTCAACGAGCGCCTGATGGGCGACCTGCGGCCGACCCTGTTCCTGGCGCAGCTCTCCAACCTTCTCGCGGGCAACATCGCCATCGTGCACGGGGTGACGGGCGCCTCCCGCACCTTCATGGGCGAGGAATCGAGCGGCGTCGACGCCATCCGCATCGCCCATGCCCGCATCGCCTCGGGCCAGAACGACATCTTCCTCGTCGGCGGCGCCTACAACGCGGAGCGGCCGGACGTGCTCCTGATCTACGAGATGGGCGGCTTCCTCTGGAAGAAGGCCCACCGGCCCGTCTGGGAGCGCCCCGCGGAAGGCGGCGGCATGATCCTGGGCACCGGCGCCTGCTTCCTGGTGATGGAATCCCGCGAGCACGCCGAGGCGCGCGGGGCGAGGCCCCTCGCCGCCGTCGCGGGCGTCGCCTCCGACCGCAGCCGGCGCGAGCCCGGCAGCGTCGACAGGGCGCTGCGCGGCCTCGCCCGGCAGCTCGACGCCGGACCCGACGTCGTGATCTCCGGCGCCACCGGCGTGAAGGGCATCACGGAGGAGGAGCGGGCTGCGCTCGAGGACATCGCCCCGGGGGCCGCGATTCATGCGACCGCCGACGTGATCGGCCATACCATGGAAGCGCAGGCGCCGTCCGCCGTCGCCCTGGCGGCCGGCCTCATCGCGGGCGGCAGGGCGTCCGAGGCTCTCGTCACCTCCGTCGGCCACTGGCGCGGCGAAGGGGCGCTGCGCATCACCAAGGCTTAA
- a CDS encoding ABC transporter ATP-binding protein, whose product MAGKNPLLSGDTLPLIRRLWRDWMRPHARTLALVLVLVALVSGATGLYPVLIKAAFDAFAARDATAILLAPLFVIAVTSVKGFSLLALTVLTNRVVTQIEADMQTALYGHMIDADIAQIGRESPAALTQRFTTDFLFIKEALTRISTVFLREVTTIVALLGAMLWIDPVLTIVAGVTVPFIAHPIGKIGKKLRRVAISTQEQTGQMASLITESLAGTRVAKTYALEGYLKAKAARTFDEVRKLKMKAANARGRLDPLLEAGGGFAVAAVLVLIGRRIVSGGSTVGDFTGFVSALILAAQPIRALGNLNAIVQEAAAALQRTFAVMDERPQITDRAGARPLAVAGGEIRFRNLGFSYNAEQTALHHVDFTAEAGRTTALVGRSGSGKSTLLSLVPRLYDVTSGAVLVDGQDVREVTLRSLRSAIAMVSQEVVLFDDTVRANIAFGRPGATEEEIVAAAKAAAAHDFILRLPQGYDTVVGTGGGRLSGGERQRISLARAFLKDAPILLLDEATSALDSESEKLVQEAIRRLMKGRTTLVIAHRLSTVRDADRIVVMEAGRVAEMGTHESLVASGGTYARLHRLQLSGDAEPASPAA is encoded by the coding sequence ATGGCTGGCAAGAATCCGCTCCTCAGCGGCGACACGCTTCCCCTGATCCGCCGGCTCTGGCGCGACTGGATGCGGCCGCACGCCAGGACCCTGGCGCTCGTGCTCGTCCTCGTCGCCCTCGTCTCGGGCGCGACCGGGCTCTACCCGGTCCTGATCAAGGCGGCCTTCGACGCCTTCGCGGCCAGGGATGCGACGGCGATCCTGCTCGCCCCGCTCTTCGTCATCGCCGTCACCTCGGTGAAGGGCTTCTCGCTCCTGGCGCTCACGGTGCTCACCAACCGGGTGGTGACGCAGATCGAGGCCGACATGCAGACGGCCCTCTACGGGCACATGATCGACGCGGACATCGCCCAGATCGGGCGCGAGAGTCCGGCGGCGCTCACCCAGCGCTTCACCACCGACTTCCTGTTCATCAAGGAGGCGCTGACCCGCATCTCCACCGTGTTCCTGCGGGAGGTGACGACGATCGTCGCCCTCCTCGGCGCCATGCTGTGGATCGACCCGGTCCTGACCATCGTCGCCGGCGTCACCGTGCCCTTCATCGCCCATCCCATCGGCAAGATCGGCAAGAAGCTGCGCCGGGTCGCCATCTCCACCCAGGAGCAGACCGGCCAGATGGCGAGCCTGATCACGGAGAGCCTGGCGGGCACCCGCGTCGCCAAGACCTACGCGCTCGAGGGCTACCTCAAGGCCAAGGCCGCGCGGACCTTCGACGAGGTGCGCAAGCTCAAGATGAAGGCCGCCAACGCCCGCGGGCGGCTCGACCCGCTCCTGGAGGCGGGCGGCGGCTTCGCGGTGGCGGCGGTGCTGGTGCTGATCGGCCGGCGCATCGTGTCCGGCGGCAGCACGGTGGGCGACTTCACGGGCTTCGTCAGCGCCCTCATCCTCGCCGCCCAGCCGATCCGGGCGCTCGGCAACCTCAACGCCATCGTGCAGGAGGCGGCGGCGGCCCTGCAGCGCACCTTCGCGGTGATGGACGAACGCCCGCAGATCACCGACCGGGCGGGCGCGCGCCCGCTCGCGGTCGCGGGCGGCGAGATCCGCTTCAGGAATCTCGGCTTCTCCTACAACGCGGAGCAGACGGCGCTCCACCACGTGGACTTCACGGCGGAGGCCGGGCGCACCACCGCCCTCGTCGGCCGCTCCGGCTCCGGCAAGTCGACCCTCCTGTCCCTGGTGCCCCGGCTCTACGACGTGACCTCCGGGGCGGTGCTGGTGGACGGGCAGGACGTGCGGGAGGTCACGCTCCGTTCCCTGCGCAGCGCCATCGCGATGGTGAGCCAGGAGGTGGTGCTCTTCGACGACACGGTGCGGGCCAACATCGCCTTCGGCCGGCCCGGCGCCACGGAGGAGGAGATCGTCGCGGCGGCGAAGGCCGCGGCCGCGCACGATTTCATCCTCAGGCTCCCGCAGGGCTACGACACCGTCGTCGGGACGGGCGGCGGGCGGCTCTCGGGCGGCGAGCGCCAGCGCATCTCGCTCGCCCGCGCCTTCCTCAAGGACGCGCCGATCCTGCTCCTCGACGAGGCGACCTCCGCCCTCGATTCGGAATCCGAAAAGCTCGTGCAGGAGGCGATCCGGAGGCTGATGAAGGGCCGCACCACCCTGGTGATCGCCCACCGCCTCTCCACCGTGCGGGACGCGGACAGGATCGTGGTGATGGAGGCGGGCCGGGTGGCCGAGATGGGCACTCACGAATCCCTCGTCGCCTCGGGCGGCACCTATGCCCGCCTGCACCGGCTCCAGCTGTCGGGCGATGCGGAGCCGGCGAGCCCGGCCGCCTAG
- a CDS encoding beta-ketoacyl-ACP synthase has translation MALRDKQGRPLVAVTGMGVVTSLGQGKEDTWAALTAGRSGIRRISRFPTEGLRTTIAGTIDFVDAEPFCAPMLSERLAMRAAEEAVGQSGLSRSDFPGALFIAVPPVEMEWPQRETLAEASGQTGDVTYRDLLKAAATGRFRTWHDLFIFGTVADRVAERFGTRGSPISLSTACSSGATAIQLGVEAIRRGETQAALCIGTDGSVNPESLIRFSLLSALSTQNEVPEAASKPFSKNRDGFVMGEGGAALVLEDAEAAKARGATILGYVLGCGEKGDGFHRTRSSPDGMPAIMAIREALADAGLSPEDVDYINAHGTSTPENDKMEAMSCTAVFGERMTRLPISSNKSMIGHTLTAAGAVEAVMSLLTLATGRIPPTINYRVPDPTIPLDVVPNEARDANVRYVLSNSFGFGGQNTCLVFGAEPKGA, from the coding sequence ATGGCGCTTCGCGACAAACAGGGCCGGCCCCTCGTCGCCGTCACCGGCATGGGCGTGGTCACCTCCCTGGGGCAGGGCAAGGAGGACACCTGGGCCGCCCTCACGGCGGGCCGCTCCGGCATCCGCCGCATCTCGCGCTTCCCCACCGAGGGGCTGCGCACCACGATCGCCGGCACCATCGACTTCGTCGACGCGGAGCCCTTCTGCGCGCCCATGCTCTCGGAGCGGCTCGCCATGCGCGCCGCCGAGGAGGCGGTGGGCCAGTCGGGTCTGAGCCGCAGCGACTTTCCCGGCGCCCTGTTCATCGCCGTGCCGCCGGTGGAGATGGAGTGGCCCCAGCGCGAGACCCTTGCCGAGGCCTCCGGCCAGACCGGCGACGTCACCTACAGGGATCTCCTGAAGGCCGCCGCCACGGGCCGGTTCAGGACCTGGCACGACCTGTTCATCTTCGGCACGGTGGCCGACCGGGTCGCCGAGCGCTTCGGCACCAGGGGCTCGCCGATCTCGCTCTCCACCGCCTGCTCGTCCGGCGCCACCGCGATCCAGCTCGGGGTCGAGGCGATCCGGCGCGGCGAGACGCAGGCGGCGCTGTGCATCGGCACGGACGGCTCCGTGAATCCGGAATCCCTCATCCGCTTCTCGCTGCTCTCCGCGCTCTCGACGCAGAACGAGGTGCCGGAGGCCGCCTCGAAGCCCTTCTCCAAGAACCGGGACGGCTTCGTGATGGGCGAGGGCGGCGCGGCCCTCGTGCTCGAGGACGCCGAGGCGGCGAAGGCGCGCGGGGCGACGATCCTCGGCTACGTGCTCGGCTGCGGCGAGAAGGGCGACGGCTTCCACCGCACGCGCTCCTCGCCGGACGGCATGCCGGCGATCATGGCGATCCGCGAGGCGCTCGCCGATGCCGGGCTCTCGCCGGAGGACGTGGACTACATCAACGCCCACGGCACCTCGACGCCGGAGAACGACAAGATGGAGGCGATGAGCTGCACCGCCGTGTTCGGCGAGCGCATGACGCGCCTGCCGATCTCGTCGAACAAGTCGATGATCGGCCACACGCTCACCGCCGCCGGCGCCGTCGAGGCGGTGATGTCCCTGCTCACCCTCGCCACCGGGCGCATTCCGCCGACCATCAACTACCGGGTCCCGGACCCGACCATTCCCCTCGACGTGGTGCCGAACGAGGCGCGGGACGCGAATGTCCGCTACGTGCTGTCCAACTCCTTCGGGTTCGGCGGCCAGAACACCTGCCTCGTCTTCGGGGCCGAGCCGAAGGGGGCGTGA
- a CDS encoding fused DSP-PTPase phosphatase/NAD kinase-like protein: MINRFLKPETRYARRMARIARWDRPVDGPLGRVRAWANMLLVDHGVFRLLYLNKHRVSERLWRSAQPAPHQISRLKDEGVRTIVNLRGGREHGSWQLQKEICERLGIHLVEFVVRSRGAPDRETILSAKAFFETIEYPAVLHCKSGADRAGFVAALYLVVHEGRSVEEALRQLSARYGHFRFSKTGILDAFFERYRREGEARGMPFLTWVETVYDPEALERDFRPGFWSNILVDRIMRRE, from the coding sequence GTGATCAACAGGTTTCTCAAGCCTGAAACCCGCTATGCCCGCCGCATGGCGCGCATCGCCCGCTGGGACAGGCCCGTCGATGGCCCCCTCGGGCGCGTGCGCGCCTGGGCCAACATGCTGCTGGTGGACCACGGGGTCTTCCGCCTGCTCTACCTCAACAAGCACCGGGTCTCGGAGCGCCTCTGGCGCTCCGCCCAGCCCGCCCCGCACCAGATCTCGCGCCTGAAGGACGAGGGCGTCCGCACCATCGTCAACCTGCGCGGCGGGCGGGAGCACGGCTCCTGGCAGCTGCAGAAGGAGATCTGCGAGCGGCTCGGCATCCATCTCGTGGAGTTCGTGGTGCGCTCCCGCGGCGCGCCGGACCGGGAGACGATCCTGTCCGCCAAGGCCTTCTTCGAAACCATCGAGTATCCGGCGGTGCTCCACTGCAAGTCGGGAGCCGACCGGGCCGGCTTCGTGGCGGCCCTCTACCTCGTGGTGCACGAGGGACGCAGCGTCGAGGAGGCCCTGCGCCAGCTCTCCGCCCGCTACGGCCATTTCCGCTTCTCGAAGACCGGCATCCTCGACGCCTTCTTCGAGCGCTACCGCAGGGAGGGCGAGGCCCGGGGCATGCCCTTCCTCACCTGGGTCGAGACCGTCTACGACCCGGAGGCCCTGGAGCGGGACTTCCGGCCCGGCTTCTGGTCGAACATCCTGGTCGACCGGATCATGCGGCGGGAGTGA